Genomic DNA from Paenibacillus borealis:
TATGAAAATATTCAGCAGAACCAAGAGGTCTTTATGAAGCTAAAAGAATCTGAGCATGAAGCTAATAATTCTAATGAACGTTATACTCACTCTGAGGTGTTCAGTAATTTGAGGATGCAGATTCGGAATAGACCCACTAATAAATAACATTGTTTTTATCCGGCTTAACCATATTGAGATTTTTCCACGTCGTACTGAGACGTGTTTTTTTAGTGAGGTAAACGCAAATATGAAGATTTGATGTAAACAAATGATGATAGCCCGGTTCCGGCAGCCAAATGTGGTAGGATAAAGGTACATTTAATTTTCCCCACGGGGCAAGAAAAGGGAGCAACATGAGAATTATTATTTCACCAGCCAAAAAGATGAAGCAGGACACAGATGTTTTTACCAGCTGCCAGATGCCGCAATTTATAAACGAGTCGGGAATTCTGCTGGACACATTAAATAAGCTGAACTATGAAGAAGCAAAATCCCTATGGAAATGCAATGATGCCATCGCGACGCTGAATGCCCAGCGAATTAAGAATATGGATTTAACCCGCAATCTGACGCCGGCCCTCATGTCCTATGAAGGTCTTCAATACCAGTACATGGCACCTGGGGTGCTGCAAACGGAGGAACTTGAGTATCTTCAGCAGCATTTGCGGATTTTGTCAGGGTTCTACGGAATGCTCCGGCCGTTTGACGGGGTTGTTCCGTACAGGCTGGAAATGCAGGCCAAGCTGGCCGGTCCAGGCTTCAGTTCCATTTATGGATTTTGGGGCAGAAAACTGGCAGATCAGCTGTTTGCAGAGAGCGACTGTATTCTAAATTTAGCTTCTAAGGAATACAGCAAATGTATCTCCCCTTATCTGGGTGGAGATGTTCGAATGGTAACTTGTGTATTTGGGCAGCAAATCGGCGGCAAGGTGATCGAAAGAGCGACCTTAGCCAAAATGGCCCGAGGTGAAATGGTACGCTTCATGGCTGAGCAGCAGATCGGATGCATAGAGGATATCAAAGGGTTTAGCGGGTTTGATCTCGAATTTGCCGATGAGCTGTCAAATGAGAGCACCTATGTGTTTATACAAAAACGTGCGGACAGTTAGACTGAACGTATTTAAATGTTAAGAAGCTCAAGCCTGTGGCTATACTGCCGATGCTTGAGCTTTTTGCTGTAAAGTTAAGAAGAGCGTAAGGGAAAATCGCTATATTTTCATTACACTTTTAGCGAGAAGCAAGAAGAGTTTCTTATTCTGAGGATTACAATGATATAGATTGAAGTTAAAAACATGAGTAGAGGGAAAGGAGTGACGGAGGGGGATTTTGGAACTGGAGCAGCGGTAGCGTCCGCCTTTATGTTTGGATTTCAACCGTGGACAACAGTTTTAATCAAGAAATCCAAACATAACAGCGGCCGGAAGTCCAAATATTCACCGCAGTGGCGACTGCTCCTCGCTCTACAACCTATTTTAAAAGAAGACTATGTAAAAATGACGCAGCAACAGCCTGACGAAAGTCGTCAGGCTGTAAGTTCATGAACCTTATTAATGTATAGTTTGTCTTTTCGCGGATAAGTCAGAAGCCAATTGCTTTGTGCGCTGTTTGTTCAGCGGATACAGGAACACAAGGATGAGGAATACCCCCAGATAG
This window encodes:
- a CDS encoding type II toxin-antitoxin system Phd/YefM family antitoxin encodes the protein MPRIRPVSDLRNNFAEISKIVHKSKELVFLTKNGYGDMVVMSIEQYENIQQNQEVFMKLKESEHEANNSNERYTHSEVFSNLRMQIRNRPTNK
- the yaaA gene encoding peroxide stress protein YaaA produces the protein MRIIISPAKKMKQDTDVFTSCQMPQFINESGILLDTLNKLNYEEAKSLWKCNDAIATLNAQRIKNMDLTRNLTPALMSYEGLQYQYMAPGVLQTEELEYLQQHLRILSGFYGMLRPFDGVVPYRLEMQAKLAGPGFSSIYGFWGRKLADQLFAESDCILNLASKEYSKCISPYLGGDVRMVTCVFGQQIGGKVIERATLAKMARGEMVRFMAEQQIGCIEDIKGFSGFDLEFADELSNESTYVFIQKRADS